Part of the Companilactobacillus zhachilii genome is shown below.
TAAGCACTAAAGTGCTAACGCCACCTGCACAGCGACCTAAATTTCTTGGTCTTTCCGGCTAGTTTTTTTGTTGTAAATGATGTATTGAATATGGGCAGTAATCTGGTTTTAGGATTCCTTCTCAACTTTGGTTATAGAATCGAATATAAAAGGGCTAGATATTTTTTCTTGGTATACATACAGAAAAAATATCTAACCCTTGATTATGTTAAATCTCAAATCATATAGTATTTTTTTATTGGATTAGTTAGGTTACATCATATAAAAAATAACAAACATTTCTTGCACCCAGAGACAGATTAATTCTTATTAGAATTTTTGTAGACCATTGTAACCACTTCATCAACGACATTAAACAAAAAATCCATCACTCTTTTTTGAAATTCTTTACTAGTAATGAAGTTAGTGGATTGATGAACGATAAAGTTAGTAATGATTTTTGGCGCATGTAATATTCGCTTTTTCTCCATTATTTCATCCTCCGACGCATCTTTTTAAACATTTTTTTGAGGAAATGGTTAGATGTTTCTCTTGCCAAATGGTCGTAGGCTAGGTAGTGCAATTGTCGTTTAGAAAGCGATGGATTTTCAGCTAATTGCAATTCTAAATAAACATAGAGTTCTTTGGGCTTGAGATCAGTATTCTTAGTGAATTTATCCATACGTTGATCTACTTCGCGTTCAATTGCTTCGTGGAGACTGCCGTATGACAAACCGTGTGGCAAAATTTTTTTGTGCTCGTGCAATTCATGTTCAACGTGTAATTTCAAATTTAATTTAGTTTCGTCATTGAAATCGTCAATTTTTCTTGTGACATCTGATAATTTTTTATCCGTAGCCAAAATGCACTCACCCCTTGTAGTTGCTACTTATGATTATAGTCATATTGCTGGGGGATGTTAAAATTTCCAACTAAAAAAGCCTCCTTAACAATGTAAGGAGACTTTCTTTCATATTAGGGAGGAAGGTTATATTAGTTTGTTTATATATATTTCTCATATAATAGTAAATTATCATTCTTGTTTACCAATTACTATATTAGATGATAAATGTGAAGAAAATGTGAAATACGGAAATATAATTTTCGAATCCCTAATTATTGTGTAACTGATGTGGCAAATTCTGGTTCGCTTGTAACATTATTTTGTGCATCAGCTTGATTTAATTGCATGTTTGAACTTTGTGTCCATTCATTAGTCGAAACTTGATAGAAAGTATGACCATATTTATTTTGAACCATTTGGCCAACTTTCCACTGTGAACCTTCTTGTAGTTGACGACCGGAAAATGAATCCATTGATGTATCGTAGACATCAGCTGGTCCGTTGACGACTGTACCGACGACTTGTTGTTGTGGTTGAGTAGTTTGCGTTTGCGTAGTTTGAGGGCTAGCAATATTTAAATTACTTGCAGCAACGTATTCGTCAGTTGCGATTTGGATGTAACTAGCGCCATTGATCGTAACCGTTGGACCGACATTCCAAGTAGAACCTGCTGGCAACATCACACCACTGACAGCTTGACCTTGGCTATTAACGACTGCCGTAGTCCACTTAGTTGTTCCAGTTTGACCAGAGTTAGCAACTTGAGTGTTATAAGTATTTTGTGTCTGTGCTTGTGTTTGTGCTGCTTGATTTTGACTACTGATATTCAAATTATTGGCAGCAATCCATTCGTTTGTAGCAACTTGATAATAAGTTACACCGTTGAATTGTTTAGTGCTGCCGAGCTTCCAAGAACTATTGTTTGGAAGAAAAGTACTTGTGATAGCTTGACCTTGATCATCAACCAAGACACCGCTACCGGTCACAGTACCGACTAAACCGATTTCTGTTGAATCTGCCGCACTTACGGTTTGAGGTGACAAATTAGACAGGACGGTTGGAGCAATTAACAAAGCTAATGCTGAGCCGATTAAAACTTTATTCTTTTTCATCGAAACCCTCCTCGTTATATTTTGCGGTTCAGTATAAAGCTATAATGCAATGGTGAAATTCGCAATAGGTTTAAGGAACAGTTAAGAGAATTGTTATCAATTCTTTAAAAATACATTTTACTTTTTTTAGTATGCCGCCGGAGGGGCGTGTCTGTGGATGTAAGATGATTGTTTTTGTTTATATGACTAAGGGATTAAAGATTCAAAACATACTTTAATCCTTTGTGTTCCAATCATTTTTAACTATTCAAAACAACGAATAAACTAGCCGGAAGGAGACAGCAACCTGATTTTCTGCCTCCTGGAGGCGGCACAAAAAAAGACCCTTCTAATTTAATCCATAAAATTAGAAAAGTCTGATGAATATCCTTTAATAGAGAATTTATGATATGTTTTCAAATTACGATCTGCCAGTTTGACGATAATTGAATTGGTAATTGTATGTTGTCCAGAACGGATAGTTGGTTTGACTTTATAAATCAAGCCATATTCTGAAGGTTTCTTCATTTTATAGACATTAATTGAAACACTTTGATAGTTATTCCAGTCGAAGGGACCATCTTCTTTATCGATTGCCAAGCGAGCCATTTTGACGAATTGTTTTTTCTGATATTTGTTTAATTTATGAGTATCTTTGTTTTCTAAAGTTATCTGACTGCCAGATGAGTTGCAGTAGGGTGCAGAATGATAATTGCGATACATTTGAGGAATGGCAAAGATTCCCAACAAAATTAAAATGCAGGCGATCCAGATAGCCCGGGTCGCGTGCTTTTTTACTTTTTCCTCAGACATAATTTTCCCCCAACGTGTTAATGTACATTTAAATATTATACTAAGTTTTGACTGACAATTAAAATTTAGTTGAAAAATTATTTAACAAAATTATCAGGCTTGTTCCAATGGTTTGACATATAATACATGACATTATGTATAGAAAAAATTGGCAAGTCCTATTATATGAAAGAAAATAGGTAGCATATCTCCTTTTTTGGCATGATAATAAATAATTCAACTATTCATATCCTTAAATCTGGATGCTATACTTAATCAGTTATTAAATTTTATATGAGGCTTAAACGGGGATGAAAAATAAAATAGATAAACTGTCAATTAGGGGATGGGTGATGCCTGTCTTATTTTTATTAATTGTGTGTTCTTTTGCAATCGGATCTTCACCGATATATCGAACTAATCCATGGGTGGATAGTAATGCTATGTTAACTATGGGAAAAGCTATGTTAAATGGAAATATTCCGTTTAAAGATATAATTGATCAACGGGGACCTGTTCTGTATGCGATATTTGCACTCGGAGCTTTAATAAGGAAGAATAGTTTTTCAGGCGTATTTTTAATGCAAGTAGTCAATGTTCTGGCTATTTATGTTCTAACCTGGAAAATGGCTAATAATTTTAAATTTAAATTGATTGATTCAAAATGGATTGCTTTAATGGGTCCAATGGTTTTATTTTCCACCAATGCGTTTAGTTTTAGTGGATCGCCAGAAGAATTTGCGTTTACATCAATTTTATATTTATTGTTAGTCATTAACCGTGTCAAGCAAAATGTAGAGAATATTACATTAAAGGAATTTTTTTTACTAGGGATTAATTTAAGCTTAGTTTTTTGGAATAAATTTTCAATGGTGGGAGCCTTTGTAGGCTTTTTTATCTGGGTAGCGGGCCTATTAATTTATAAAAAGCAGTTTATGAAATTGGCAAAAGTAGTTTTGATATCTCTTCTAGGTTTCATGACCGTTACCATTTTGGTATTTATTTACTTTGCTATTAATAATGCTTGGGGTGATTTGATACAAATATATTTTGTTCAAAACCTCACATCGTATGGTAAATCAAACCAAACATTGTTAATGAAGTTATGGAGTTTGCTTTTCTTATTAGGACAAGAAATCAGTGAGCATGTCGTTGTAGCAGGTTTAATTGTCGCAGGATGGATCAAAGCATTTTACAATAAAAAATCAGTAATACTTGAAATTGTCTTATTTTTAAGTACGATACTTTTTGTGGCATTACAGCATTGGATCAATGAATACTATAATTTGGTATGGATCTCTTTTTTGATAGTTTCTTTACTAAGGCTGACAAATATAAAATTGTCAAATTCAGAGGATATTAAAAAAATAAAACTTCCTATCCAAATATTGGTTGTGATGTCGTTAATATTATTACCATTTGTTAATAATAAGGACCTTAGCAAATTGATTATTAGAGGAGAAGATTCATCCATTATGCACTATCAATATAATGCTCAACCTCAATTTGCCCAAATAATGCGATCTAAAGAGAAGCATCCTAAATTACTAATGATTAATGACTTAGATGAAGGCTTTTATTTATCCGCGGATACTTTACCAACAACTAAGTACTGGCAAAAACTAAATATGACGTATGAACAATTGCCAAGAATGTATAACTCATTTAATCAGGACTTAAAGAATAAGAAAGTTGATTTCGTTATTGTTCGAATCAATGATCAGATTGCTACCGATATGGAGGGCATACATAATCAAATCCCAGCATTTGTAGATGGTCATTTAATATATCAATTGTTCAAGAATTACCGGATTGAAGCGGTTTCCCGGAATAATTGGAATGATAATTACGTTTTGATGTATAAAAAATAAAATTAATTTTTACTATGACAATTCAAAAATTGTAGCAATATAAACAAAAAAAGGCTTCTAATAACTGTTCTCAGT
Proteins encoded:
- a CDS encoding SLAP domain-containing protein, translated to MKKNKVLIGSALALLIAPTVLSNLSPQTVSAADSTEIGLVGTVTGSGVLVDDQGQAITSTFLPNNSSWKLGSTKQFNGVTYYQVATNEWIAANNLNISSQNQAAQTQAQTQNTYNTQVANSGQTGTTKWTTAVVNSQGQAVSGVMLPAGSTWNVGPTVTINGASYIQIATDEYVAASNLNIASPQTTQTQTTQPQQQVVGTVVNGPADVYDTSMDSFSGRQLQEGSQWKVGQMVQNKYGHTFYQVSTNEWTQSSNMQLNQADAQNNVTSEPEFATSVTQ
- a CDS encoding teichoic acid glycosyl transferase, coding for MKNKIDKLSIRGWVMPVLFLLIVCSFAIGSSPIYRTNPWVDSNAMLTMGKAMLNGNIPFKDIIDQRGPVLYAIFALGALIRKNSFSGVFLMQVVNVLAIYVLTWKMANNFKFKLIDSKWIALMGPMVLFSTNAFSFSGSPEEFAFTSILYLLLVINRVKQNVENITLKEFFLLGINLSLVFWNKFSMVGAFVGFFIWVAGLLIYKKQFMKLAKVVLISLLGFMTVTILVFIYFAINNAWGDLIQIYFVQNLTSYGKSNQTLLMKLWSLLFLLGQEISEHVVVAGLIVAGWIKAFYNKKSVILEIVLFLSTILFVALQHWINEYYNLVWISFLIVSLLRLTNIKLSNSEDIKKIKLPIQILVVMSLILLPFVNNKDLSKLIIRGEDSSIMHYQYNAQPQFAQIMRSKEKHPKLLMINDLDEGFYLSADTLPTTKYWQKLNMTYEQLPRMYNSFNQDLKNKKVDFVIVRINDQIATDMEGIHNQIPAFVDGHLIYQLFKNYRIEAVSRNNWNDNYVLMYKK